A window from Athalia rosae chromosome 5, iyAthRosa1.1, whole genome shotgun sequence encodes these proteins:
- the LOC105691286 gene encoding uncharacterized protein LOC105691286 isoform X2, translating into MSEAEDRLITPLEVAHNQENVALEKIFTECETPSTAGKVPVAKLTCYMRDQMSARGSPEILQDLRESLRSVSHHGEVTRKQFHVIARRWLDKIRQRQHRHEGHQDGNNNLSVEQISSENLIDDTSDHAGATTPERETSQGSRTTESSEDGRTLERQSFESDPRMLHGFLNISTSTIANDIKSANSSFENVSSIDGTYHFANTETPQELRLRAKKCAIDNDNLKGDLQRAEDSIVILEGQLEAIGRELEISSNRCERLQREVDNQKEVLAAIEKDRESVVVRSDNFESENSKLRTENFKLKREIDATDLEVRRLNAELTRTIQEKEKQIELRCYYQKELLEKQSRYDAARAHISKIELVNSELEERQMISTSTNEHLKTVVKELEDRVSELQLHRRYSSHRNEPLFGYSTSDDGLDGKVNRLPDLEESFQPSLLDEIKASECTDTDVNLNDETGELKNLKKIESIEYPRYLGALHDANQQMQRALSSLPASHKDLAVSPISFGADEPQLSELENYNYEDHLSERMELQRFKSQLHHVLAIISNLSSSKVTIADTKDATTQLDRLDLVPDSTPACNIHGDIMNYADNRIRYRREKRLQKEVYEKSGEETDRRKVFSIEAIRAASSPAGTTTSSEISLPSKVNCSSTPRSSPVASPSTEFHQDSIIAPIVAALDEIIQDTRNAADISSSSSSAGEANQSPVGLRRDHNPRYTYTLPSYSLAKPEEEVSQLLPDTEDTGLQHKDSSETELDPVSSTYNLSDKASRFGDEIFESSVWRCRRKSVGTDDNTSEETDITESNSSGGSRVTVDPTYSVHGLSSSRVLVDSSLRAITENDVIPSESSSYNQQIPSLSRSVTDPDPNCVDRLNSDLEKLTLHTSIMQVQGKSVPKRKSSVYHRSFDCSTLDVAPDQCTIVRRSVSSPNVPKSTIPIGGLLQTTYNVSGIKSSKEIGAEECEALVDSATDSCCSDKSELLENTGSFLEMGENMLSVSWKKDSQNEMGDYLDEDDSNCAEAAPTTALENTKGESDIPILTSTAKPTKSEVSLGNRRTKYVISGTWNLPLLPLPTPSLPPNAEELGDVDSADNAAKWRSSSDPEIPVRSRSLARTMSSDEDSSDSECIIRDRIDTGEQNLQVVAAEPPTLQPASLTPLQTQSTVRTKTHPLLYELPLSRGQQIDPQKFSSHNSAVFVCEQLSLSYRDDTDNNDNTAKRITAKSESNYKRSKDSERGRRSLSESDTAASCKDGECRCRCRCGFGWNSSRTGGQLETPEEEKRKDLENFGAFPSLPDSRLIELGLADTPEGHGLCERISEDELERKYTALSIGLGTDRITLPRRMALSLRHRDQAEQNLSTEVDRMQSDIQALAPLCVDRESVERVERVRHQLEMISRCALRVSCTAELLGATHQERRVSRASLLADRYLQALRGRCDKLTTDLAETKRILTENNIVVEENPSELVEDVLPRVRYRGVPSTNRTTISRRRASIATISRPTAVNSLQDTTKDSGRPQRISVSGRMTLRRPSLGYDTQRWDNEKLDRTDSSSSIGELREIFEQAESRRGSREENNNLIRSQSSNFSVGSCESADSDVVWSITREDPPGSTLADTREDESFASAESTLVTSRRTPRTLRTLREQVSRLPIFWYILFVVTFFFGFYSNRYVTTRCTVPLKWWSAEELLKRYVHVKRNTPPPI; encoded by the exons ATGAGTGAAGCAGAAGATAGACTAATAACTCCACTGGAAGTCGCTCACAATCAGGAAAATG tcgcgttggaaaaaatattcactgaATGCGAAACACCGTCTACGGCCGGCAAAGTCCCAGTGGCTAAACTTACCTGTTACATGCGCGACCAGATGTCTGCCCGCGGAAG TCCCGAAATCCTGCAAGATCTTCGAGAATCCCTACGCAGCGTTTCGCACCATGGTGAAGTAACTCGGAAGCAATTTCACGTCATTGCTCGGCGCTGGCTAGACAAAATACGTCAGCGGCAGCATCGTCACGAAGGTCATCAGGATGGCAATAATAATCTCAGTGTTGAGCAGATTAGCAG tgaaaatttgatcgatgATACATCGGATCATGCGGGCGCAACGACACCGGAAAGGGAGACGTCTCAAGGATCACGCACGACCGAATCCTCTGAAGATGGACGGACGCTCGAAAGACAATCGTTCGAATCGGATCCGAGGATGCTTCATG GATTCTTGAATATCTCGACGAGTACCATTGCCAACGACATCAAAag CGCGAATAGTTCCTTCGAAAATGTATCGTCCATCGATGGTACCTATCACTTCGCCAACACCGAAACGCCTCAGGAATTACGTCTTCGTGCGAAAAAATGTGCCATTGACAACGACAACCTCAAGGGGGACTTACAACGGGCCGAAGACTCGATAGTCATCCTCGAAGGACAACTGGAGGCGATTGGGCGAGAGCT AGAAATCTCGAGTAATCGGTGCGAGCGACTGCAGAGAGAAGTGGATAACCAGAAAGAAGTCCTCGCGGCAATTGAGAAAGATCGAGAGTCCGTCGTGGTAAGGAGTGATAATTTCGAGAGCGAAAATAGTAAACtgagaacggaaaattttaaaCTGAAAAGGGAAATCGATGCTACTGATTTGGAG GTTCGGCGTTTAAATGCGGAGCTAACAAGAACGATTCAAGAGAAGGAGAAACAGATCGAATTGCGTTGTTACTATCAAAAGGAATTGCTCGAAAAACAGTCCCGCTACGATGCAGCTAGGGCgcatatttcgaaaattgaactaGTCAACAGCGAACTAGAAGAGAGACAAATGATTTCCACGAGCACGAACGAG CACTTGAAAACTGTGGTGAAGGAATTGGAAGATCGAGTTTCCGAGTTACAATTGCACCGACGGTATAGTTCACATCGCAATGAACCG TTGTTCGGATATTCGACTTCTGACGATGGACTGGACGGTAAAGTGAACCGATTACCCGATCTGGAAGAATCATTCCAACCATCATTGCTGGATGAAATTAAAGCTTCG GAATGTACCGATACCGATGTAAATCTGAATGATGAAACAGGCGAATtgaagaatctgaaaaaaatcgagagtaTCGAGTACCCTCGATACTTGGGAGCGTTGCACGATGCGAATCAACAGATGCAACG GGCTTTATCTTCACTCCCAGCGTCTCACAAAGACTTAGCTGTATCGCCGATCAGTTTTGGCGCTGATGAGCCTCAATTGTCAGAACTGGAGAATTACAATTACGAAGACCATCTTTCCGAAAGGATGGAATTGCAGAGGTTCAAATCCCAGCTACACCATGTGCTCGCGATAATTTCAAACTTG TCCTCGTCTAAGGTCACCATCGCCGATACGAAAGACGCTACGACTCAACTCGATCGCCTCGATTTAGTACCTGACTCGACACCGGCTTGCAACATTCATGGAGACATCATGAACTACGCTGACAACAGAATTCGCTATAG AAGGGAAAAACGACTTCAGAAAGAGGTATACGAAAAGAGCGGAGAAGAAACGGATCGCCGGAAGGTTTTCTCAATCGAAGCAATAAGGGCTGCAAGTTCCCCGGCAGGCACCACAACTTCCTCAGAGATATCTTTGCCATCGAAAGTAAACTGCAGTAGCACTCCCCGTTCCTCGCCCGTAGCATCACCCTCAACGGAATTTCACCAAGATAGCATAATCGCTCCAATCGTTGCTGCTCTGGACGAAATTATTCAAGACACTCGCAACGCCGCTGACAttagcagcagtagcagcagcgcGGGTGAAGCCAATCAAAGTCCCGTGGGACTTCGCCGGGATCACAACCCTCG ATACACCTATACTCTGCCGTCCTATAGTCTTGCCAAACCAGAGGAAGAAGTTTCACAACTTTTACCGGATACGGAAGACACCGGACTACAACACAAAGATAGTTCAGAAACGGAGTTGGATCCGGTGAGTTCGACGTACAACTTATCTGATAAGGCGAGTCGCTTCGgagacgaaattttcgaatcatccGTCTGGAGATGTAGGAGGAAGTCTGTGGGTACGGACGACAATACTTCAGAGGAAACTGATATCACTGAATCCAACAGCAGCGGTGGATCACGAGTCACGGTAGATCCGACTTATTCAGTACACGGCTTGAGCTCTTCGAGAGTTTTAGTTGACTCGTCCCTCCGAGCTATTACCGAAAATGATGTAATTCCGTCGGAATCGTCAAGTTATAATCAGCAGATACCTTCGCTGAGCCGGTCGGTCACAGATCCCGATCCTAACTGCGTCGATCGGCTGAATTCCGACTTGGAGAAATTGACTCTGCACACCTCAATTATGCAAGTGCAGGGAAAAAGTGTACCGAAACGAAAATCGTCCGTTTATCATCGTTCTTTCGACTGCAGTACCCTCGACGTTGCCCCAGACCAGTGTACAATTGTTAGAAGATCCGTGAGTTCGCCAAATGTTCCGAAATCTACCATACCCATCGGTGGATTATTGCAGACGACTTATAACGTATCCGGAATAAAATCAAGCAAAGAGATCGGCGCAGAAGAGTGTGAAGCTCTCGTAGATTCAGCCACCGATTCGTGTTGTAGTGATAAATCCGAATTGTTGGAGAACACCGGTAGCTTCCTGGAGATGGGGGAGAATATGCTGTCAGTTTCTTGGAAAAAAGACTCGCAAAATGAAATGGGTGATTATCTAGACGAAGACGATTCGAATTGCGCTGAAGCTGCCCCGACAACGGCCTTGGAAAATACGAAAGGAGAAAGTG ACATACCAATTCTGACGTCGACGGCGAAACCTACCAAGTCGGAAGTGAGCCTTGGTAACCGGCGTACAAAATACGTCATCTCGGGCACTTGGAACCTCCCGCTGCTACCGCTACCAACGCCTTCCCTTCCTCCCAACGCTGAGGAACTCGGCGACGTCGACTCGGCGGACAACGCCGCGAAATGGCGTAGCAGTAGCGATCCTGAAATACCGGTCAGATCCAGGTCACTTGCGCGCACGATGTCCAGCGATGAAGATAGTTCAGATTCCGAGTGCATCATCCGTGATCGCATCGATACCGGAGAACAAAACCTACAGGTGGTCGCCGCTGAACCACCAACGCTTCAACCAGCATCGCTGACTCCGCTGCAAACGCAATCGACGGTGAGAACAAAGACTCATCCTTTGCTCTACGAACTACCCTTGTCACGAGGGCAGCAGATTGACCCGCAAAAGTTCTCTAGTCATAATTCTGCGGTATTTGTATGCGAACAGCTGTCGCTTTCCTACCGAGATGACACAGACAACAATGATAACACCGCTAAAAGGATTACTGCTAAATCAGAGAGCAATTACAAACGATCCAAG GATAGCGAAAGAGGTCGACGTTCACTATCGGAAAGCGATACCGCAGCGTCTTGCAAGGATGGCGAATGCAGATGTAGATGCAGATGCGGTTTCGGATGGAATTCGTCTCGCACCGGGGGTCAGCTTGAAACTCcagaggaagaaaaacgaaaagaccTAGAAAATTTCGGGGCATTTCCTAGTCTACCGGATAGCCGATTGATAGAACTAGGACTCGCGGATACCCCTGAAGGCCACGGACtttg CGAACGAATAAGCGAGGATGAACTTGAG CGAAAATATACGGCACTTTCTATCGGGCTCGGGACCGACAGGATCACTCTGCCGAGACGGATGGCTCTCAGTCTCAGGCACCGGGATCAAGCCGAGCAAAATCTCAGTACAGAAGTCGACCGAATGCAGAGTGACATTCAG GCTCTCGCTCCGCTCTGCGTGGATCGAGAATCCGTTGAGCGAGTCGAGCGAGTAAGACACCAACTAGAGATGATTTCAAGATGTGCTTTGAGAGTATCTTGCACAGCCGAGCTCCTCGGAGCAACACATCAGGAACGCAGGGTCTCAAGAGCGTCTTTACTGGCTGATAGGTACCTACAGGCTTTACGCGGCAGATGCGACAAACTTACTACCGATCTTGCCGAGACGAA GCGTATCCtgactgaaaataatattgtcGTTGAGGAGAACCCAAGCGAACTTGTCGAGGACGTTCTTCCAAGAGTGCGTTATCGTGGGGTGCCGTCCACAAATCGGACAACG atctctagaagaCGGGCCAGCATCGCTACAATTTCTCGACCCACAGCGGTCAATTCGCTGCAGGATACGACTAAG GATAGCGGAAGACCGCAGCGTATATCTGTTTCCGGTAGAATGACCCTTAGGCGACCTTCCCTTGGTTACGACACGCAACGATGGGACAACGAGAAATTGGATCGAACAGA TAGTTCAAGCAGTATCGGTGAGCTGAGAGAAATCTTTGAGCAAGCTGAATCTCGACGAGGTTCGAGGGAGGAGAACAATAATTTAATTCGTAGCCAATCGAGTAACTTCAGCGTGGGAAGTTGCGAAAGTGCCGATTCAGATGTAGTCTGGTCCATCACTAGAGAAGATCCACCGGGATCCACTCTAGCTGACACAAGAGAAGATGAATCATTCGCTTCTGCAGAAAGTACTTTAGTGACCAG CAGAAGAACACCCCGTACCCTTCGAACGTTACGGGAGCAAGTCTCACGGCTGCCGATTTTTTGGTACATATTGTTCGTCGTTACATTCTTCTTTGGATTCTACAGTAACCGTTACGTGACTACTCGGTGCACGGTACCATTGAAGTGGTGGTCAGCGGAAGAATTATTGAAACGATACGTGCACGTTAAACGCAACACGCCACCCCCAATTTGA
- the LOC105691286 gene encoding uncharacterized protein LOC105691286 isoform X7 has product MSEAEDRLITPLEVAHNQENVALEKIFTECETPSTAGKVPVAKLTCYMRDQMSARGSPEILQDLRESLRSVSHHGEVTRKQFHVIARRWLDKIRQRQHRHEGHQDGNNNLSVEQISSENLIDDTSDHAGATTPERETSQGSRTTESSEDGRTLERQSFESDPRMLHGFLNISTSTIANDIKSANSSFENVSSIDGTYHFANTETPQELRLRAKKCAIDNDNLKGDLQRAEDSIVILEGQLEAIGRELEISSNRCERLQREVDNQKEVLAAIEKDRESVVVRSDNFESENSKLRTENFKLKREIDATDLEVRRLNAELTRTIQEKEKQIELRCYYQKELLEKQSRYDAARAHISKIELVNSELEERQMISTSTNEHLKTVVKELEDRVSELQLHRRYSSHRNEPLFGYSTSDDGLDGKVNRLPDLEESFQPSLLDEIKASECTDTDVNLNDETGELKNLKKIESIEYPRYLGALHDANQQMQRALSSLPASHKDLAVSPISFGADEPQLSELENYNYEDHLSERMELQRFKSQLHHVLAIISNLSSSKVTIADTKDATTQLDRLDLVPDSTPACNIHGDIMNYADNRIRYRREKRLQKEVYEKSGEETDRRKVFSIEAIRAASSPAGTTTSSEISLPSKVNCSSTPRSSPVASPSTEFHQDSIIAPIVAALDEIIQDTRNAADISSSSSSAGEANQSPVGLRRDHNPRYTYTLPSYSLAKPEEEVSQLLPDTEDTGLQHKDSSETELDPVSSTYNLSDKASRFGDEIFESSVWRCRRKSVGTDDNTSEETDITESNSSGGSRVTVDPTYSVHGLSSSRVLVDSSLRAITENDVIPSESSSYNQQIPSLSRSVTDPDPNCVDRLNSDLEKLTLHTSIMQVQGKSVPKRKSSVYHRSFDCSTLDVAPDQCTIVRRSVSSPNVPKSTIPIGGLLQTTYNVSGIKSSKEIGAEECEALVDSATDSCCSDKSELLENTGSFLEMGENMLSVSWKKDSQNEMGDYLDEDDSNCAEAAPTTALENTKGESDIPILTSTAKPTKSEVSLGNRRTKYVISGTWNLPLLPLPTPSLPPNAEELGDVDSADNAAKWRSSSDPEIPVRSRSLARTMSSDEDSSDSECIIRDRIDTGEQNLQVVAAEPPTLQPASLTPLQTQSTVRTKTHPLLYELPLSRGQQIDPQKFSSHNSAVFVCEQLSLSYRDDTDNNDNTAKRITAKSESNYKRSKDSERGRRSLSESDTAASCKDGECRCRCRCGFGWNSSRTGGQLETPEEEKRKDLENFGAFPSLPDSRLIELGLADTPEGHGLCERISEDELERKYTALSIGLGTDRITLPRRMALSLRHRDQAEQNLSTEVDRMQSDIQDSGRPQRISVSGRMTLRRPSLGYDTQRWDNEKLDRTDSSSSIGELREIFEQAESRRGSREENNNLIRSQSSNFSVGSCESADSDVVWSITREDPPGSTLADTREDESFASAESTLVTSRRTPRTLRTLREQVSRLPIFWYILFVVTFFFGFYSNRYVTTRCTVPLKWWSAEELLKRYVHVKRNTPPPI; this is encoded by the exons ATGAGTGAAGCAGAAGATAGACTAATAACTCCACTGGAAGTCGCTCACAATCAGGAAAATG tcgcgttggaaaaaatattcactgaATGCGAAACACCGTCTACGGCCGGCAAAGTCCCAGTGGCTAAACTTACCTGTTACATGCGCGACCAGATGTCTGCCCGCGGAAG TCCCGAAATCCTGCAAGATCTTCGAGAATCCCTACGCAGCGTTTCGCACCATGGTGAAGTAACTCGGAAGCAATTTCACGTCATTGCTCGGCGCTGGCTAGACAAAATACGTCAGCGGCAGCATCGTCACGAAGGTCATCAGGATGGCAATAATAATCTCAGTGTTGAGCAGATTAGCAG tgaaaatttgatcgatgATACATCGGATCATGCGGGCGCAACGACACCGGAAAGGGAGACGTCTCAAGGATCACGCACGACCGAATCCTCTGAAGATGGACGGACGCTCGAAAGACAATCGTTCGAATCGGATCCGAGGATGCTTCATG GATTCTTGAATATCTCGACGAGTACCATTGCCAACGACATCAAAag CGCGAATAGTTCCTTCGAAAATGTATCGTCCATCGATGGTACCTATCACTTCGCCAACACCGAAACGCCTCAGGAATTACGTCTTCGTGCGAAAAAATGTGCCATTGACAACGACAACCTCAAGGGGGACTTACAACGGGCCGAAGACTCGATAGTCATCCTCGAAGGACAACTGGAGGCGATTGGGCGAGAGCT AGAAATCTCGAGTAATCGGTGCGAGCGACTGCAGAGAGAAGTGGATAACCAGAAAGAAGTCCTCGCGGCAATTGAGAAAGATCGAGAGTCCGTCGTGGTAAGGAGTGATAATTTCGAGAGCGAAAATAGTAAACtgagaacggaaaattttaaaCTGAAAAGGGAAATCGATGCTACTGATTTGGAG GTTCGGCGTTTAAATGCGGAGCTAACAAGAACGATTCAAGAGAAGGAGAAACAGATCGAATTGCGTTGTTACTATCAAAAGGAATTGCTCGAAAAACAGTCCCGCTACGATGCAGCTAGGGCgcatatttcgaaaattgaactaGTCAACAGCGAACTAGAAGAGAGACAAATGATTTCCACGAGCACGAACGAG CACTTGAAAACTGTGGTGAAGGAATTGGAAGATCGAGTTTCCGAGTTACAATTGCACCGACGGTATAGTTCACATCGCAATGAACCG TTGTTCGGATATTCGACTTCTGACGATGGACTGGACGGTAAAGTGAACCGATTACCCGATCTGGAAGAATCATTCCAACCATCATTGCTGGATGAAATTAAAGCTTCG GAATGTACCGATACCGATGTAAATCTGAATGATGAAACAGGCGAATtgaagaatctgaaaaaaatcgagagtaTCGAGTACCCTCGATACTTGGGAGCGTTGCACGATGCGAATCAACAGATGCAACG GGCTTTATCTTCACTCCCAGCGTCTCACAAAGACTTAGCTGTATCGCCGATCAGTTTTGGCGCTGATGAGCCTCAATTGTCAGAACTGGAGAATTACAATTACGAAGACCATCTTTCCGAAAGGATGGAATTGCAGAGGTTCAAATCCCAGCTACACCATGTGCTCGCGATAATTTCAAACTTG TCCTCGTCTAAGGTCACCATCGCCGATACGAAAGACGCTACGACTCAACTCGATCGCCTCGATTTAGTACCTGACTCGACACCGGCTTGCAACATTCATGGAGACATCATGAACTACGCTGACAACAGAATTCGCTATAG AAGGGAAAAACGACTTCAGAAAGAGGTATACGAAAAGAGCGGAGAAGAAACGGATCGCCGGAAGGTTTTCTCAATCGAAGCAATAAGGGCTGCAAGTTCCCCGGCAGGCACCACAACTTCCTCAGAGATATCTTTGCCATCGAAAGTAAACTGCAGTAGCACTCCCCGTTCCTCGCCCGTAGCATCACCCTCAACGGAATTTCACCAAGATAGCATAATCGCTCCAATCGTTGCTGCTCTGGACGAAATTATTCAAGACACTCGCAACGCCGCTGACAttagcagcagtagcagcagcgcGGGTGAAGCCAATCAAAGTCCCGTGGGACTTCGCCGGGATCACAACCCTCG ATACACCTATACTCTGCCGTCCTATAGTCTTGCCAAACCAGAGGAAGAAGTTTCACAACTTTTACCGGATACGGAAGACACCGGACTACAACACAAAGATAGTTCAGAAACGGAGTTGGATCCGGTGAGTTCGACGTACAACTTATCTGATAAGGCGAGTCGCTTCGgagacgaaattttcgaatcatccGTCTGGAGATGTAGGAGGAAGTCTGTGGGTACGGACGACAATACTTCAGAGGAAACTGATATCACTGAATCCAACAGCAGCGGTGGATCACGAGTCACGGTAGATCCGACTTATTCAGTACACGGCTTGAGCTCTTCGAGAGTTTTAGTTGACTCGTCCCTCCGAGCTATTACCGAAAATGATGTAATTCCGTCGGAATCGTCAAGTTATAATCAGCAGATACCTTCGCTGAGCCGGTCGGTCACAGATCCCGATCCTAACTGCGTCGATCGGCTGAATTCCGACTTGGAGAAATTGACTCTGCACACCTCAATTATGCAAGTGCAGGGAAAAAGTGTACCGAAACGAAAATCGTCCGTTTATCATCGTTCTTTCGACTGCAGTACCCTCGACGTTGCCCCAGACCAGTGTACAATTGTTAGAAGATCCGTGAGTTCGCCAAATGTTCCGAAATCTACCATACCCATCGGTGGATTATTGCAGACGACTTATAACGTATCCGGAATAAAATCAAGCAAAGAGATCGGCGCAGAAGAGTGTGAAGCTCTCGTAGATTCAGCCACCGATTCGTGTTGTAGTGATAAATCCGAATTGTTGGAGAACACCGGTAGCTTCCTGGAGATGGGGGAGAATATGCTGTCAGTTTCTTGGAAAAAAGACTCGCAAAATGAAATGGGTGATTATCTAGACGAAGACGATTCGAATTGCGCTGAAGCTGCCCCGACAACGGCCTTGGAAAATACGAAAGGAGAAAGTG ACATACCAATTCTGACGTCGACGGCGAAACCTACCAAGTCGGAAGTGAGCCTTGGTAACCGGCGTACAAAATACGTCATCTCGGGCACTTGGAACCTCCCGCTGCTACCGCTACCAACGCCTTCCCTTCCTCCCAACGCTGAGGAACTCGGCGACGTCGACTCGGCGGACAACGCCGCGAAATGGCGTAGCAGTAGCGATCCTGAAATACCGGTCAGATCCAGGTCACTTGCGCGCACGATGTCCAGCGATGAAGATAGTTCAGATTCCGAGTGCATCATCCGTGATCGCATCGATACCGGAGAACAAAACCTACAGGTGGTCGCCGCTGAACCACCAACGCTTCAACCAGCATCGCTGACTCCGCTGCAAACGCAATCGACGGTGAGAACAAAGACTCATCCTTTGCTCTACGAACTACCCTTGTCACGAGGGCAGCAGATTGACCCGCAAAAGTTCTCTAGTCATAATTCTGCGGTATTTGTATGCGAACAGCTGTCGCTTTCCTACCGAGATGACACAGACAACAATGATAACACCGCTAAAAGGATTACTGCTAAATCAGAGAGCAATTACAAACGATCCAAG GATAGCGAAAGAGGTCGACGTTCACTATCGGAAAGCGATACCGCAGCGTCTTGCAAGGATGGCGAATGCAGATGTAGATGCAGATGCGGTTTCGGATGGAATTCGTCTCGCACCGGGGGTCAGCTTGAAACTCcagaggaagaaaaacgaaaagaccTAGAAAATTTCGGGGCATTTCCTAGTCTACCGGATAGCCGATTGATAGAACTAGGACTCGCGGATACCCCTGAAGGCCACGGACtttg CGAACGAATAAGCGAGGATGAACTTGAG CGAAAATATACGGCACTTTCTATCGGGCTCGGGACCGACAGGATCACTCTGCCGAGACGGATGGCTCTCAGTCTCAGGCACCGGGATCAAGCCGAGCAAAATCTCAGTACAGAAGTCGACCGAATGCAGAGTGACATTCAG GATAGCGGAAGACCGCAGCGTATATCTGTTTCCGGTAGAATGACCCTTAGGCGACCTTCCCTTGGTTACGACACGCAACGATGGGACAACGAGAAATTGGATCGAACAGA TAGTTCAAGCAGTATCGGTGAGCTGAGAGAAATCTTTGAGCAAGCTGAATCTCGACGAGGTTCGAGGGAGGAGAACAATAATTTAATTCGTAGCCAATCGAGTAACTTCAGCGTGGGAAGTTGCGAAAGTGCCGATTCAGATGTAGTCTGGTCCATCACTAGAGAAGATCCACCGGGATCCACTCTAGCTGACACAAGAGAAGATGAATCATTCGCTTCTGCAGAAAGTACTTTAGTGACCAG CAGAAGAACACCCCGTACCCTTCGAACGTTACGGGAGCAAGTCTCACGGCTGCCGATTTTTTGGTACATATTGTTCGTCGTTACATTCTTCTTTGGATTCTACAGTAACCGTTACGTGACTACTCGGTGCACGGTACCATTGAAGTGGTGGTCAGCGGAAGAATTATTGAAACGATACGTGCACGTTAAACGCAACACGCCACCCCCAATTTGA